In Janthinobacterium rivuli, a single genomic region encodes these proteins:
- a CDS encoding methyltransferase domain-containing protein: MSAPIDAVQVRDFFSRPARVAPSDFLRREVSARMHERLELVKITPHRVLDAGCGPGADLAQLQKDYPAAQIIGLDAAQAMMQAARAPASKLASLNQFLSKLLPAKAGVDLLCGDLGDLPLAQGSIDLVWSNLALHWHAQPDRVFAEWRRALRLDGLLMFSCFGPDTFREVRDAFAEADLYPHALPFVDMHDFGDMLVETGFSTPVLDMEIITVTYDTAEKLLADVRAFGGNPLTTRRRGLMGKAAWQRMLAALEKTRRPDGKLGLSFEVIYGHAFRPAPRVTRNGEAIIRFDLPRKPK, from the coding sequence ATGAGTGCGCCCATCGATGCGGTGCAAGTACGCGATTTCTTTTCCCGTCCCGCGCGCGTCGCGCCGTCGGACTTCCTGCGCCGCGAAGTGTCGGCACGCATGCACGAGCGCCTGGAGCTGGTGAAAATCACGCCGCACCGCGTGCTGGACGCCGGCTGCGGTCCGGGTGCGGACCTGGCGCAGTTGCAAAAGGATTATCCCGCTGCGCAGATTATCGGTCTCGATGCAGCGCAAGCGATGATGCAGGCGGCGCGCGCGCCCGCGTCGAAACTGGCCAGTTTGAACCAGTTCCTCAGCAAACTGCTGCCGGCCAAGGCGGGCGTGGATTTATTGTGCGGCGACCTCGGTGACTTGCCGCTGGCGCAGGGCAGCATCGACCTCGTGTGGTCCAACCTGGCGCTGCACTGGCATGCGCAACCCGACCGCGTGTTTGCCGAATGGCGGCGCGCGCTGCGTCTCGATGGCTTGCTGATGTTTTCCTGTTTCGGTCCCGACACCTTCCGCGAAGTGCGCGACGCCTTTGCCGAGGCCGATTTATATCCGCACGCCTTGCCCTTTGTCGACATGCACGACTTTGGCGACATGCTGGTCGAAACGGGTTTTTCCACGCCCGTGCTGGACATGGAGATCATCACGGTGACCTACGATACGGCGGAAAAACTGCTGGCGGACGTGCGCGCCTTTGGCGGCAACCCGCTGACCACGCGCCGCCGCGGCCTGATGGGCAAGGCGGCCTGGCAGCGCATGCTGGCCGCGCTGGAAAAAACGCGCCGTCCCGACGGCAAGCTGGGCCTGAGTTTCGAGGTGATCTATGGCCACGCCTTCCGTCCAGCGCCTCGCGTGACGCGCAATGGCGAGGCGATCATCCGCTTTGATTTGCCGCGCAAACCCAAATAA
- a CDS encoding ComF family protein produces the protein MRTATQLRLEAAWQALRQWLGATVLPAQCALCGIGCPQVLCPPCRAQYLGQIQPRCRQCANPLDDVATLCGRCLRHRPAYDDTVTAFDYAAPLDQLLLQLKFGARLALAPLLAELLHVAIQQQTVWEAPQLLCPVPLGPARLAERGFNQALEIARPLARLLDVPLQPRLALRVRDTRAQSGVAPQERQANLAHAFAIAPEHAPSLHGCHVGIVDDVMSSGHTVNALATACKSAGAARVSILVVARTPPH, from the coding sequence ATGCGGACGGCCACCCAACTCCGCCTTGAGGCCGCCTGGCAGGCGCTGCGCCAGTGGCTGGGCGCCACGGTGCTGCCGGCCCAGTGCGCGCTGTGCGGCATCGGCTGCCCGCAAGTGCTGTGCCCGCCCTGCCGCGCACAATACCTCGGACAGATCCAGCCGCGCTGCCGCCAGTGCGCCAATCCGCTCGACGATGTGGCAACGCTGTGCGGACGCTGTTTGCGCCACAGGCCTGCGTATGACGACACCGTCACGGCGTTTGACTATGCGGCGCCCCTCGACCAGTTGCTGCTGCAACTGAAATTCGGCGCGCGCCTGGCGCTGGCGCCCCTGTTGGCAGAGCTGCTGCATGTTGCCATTCAGCAACAAACAGTGTGGGAGGCGCCGCAACTGCTATGTCCCGTGCCGCTGGGCCCGGCCCGGTTGGCCGAGCGGGGTTTTAACCAGGCGCTGGAAATTGCCCGCCCGCTGGCGCGCCTGCTGGACGTCCCTTTACAGCCCCGCCTGGCGCTGCGCGTGCGCGACACCCGGGCGCAAAGCGGCGTGGCGCCGCAGGAACGGCAAGCCAACCTGGCGCACGCGTTCGCCATCGCGCCGGAACACGCGCCGTCATTGCACGGGTGTCATGTGGGAATCGTCGACGACGTGATGAGCAGCGGCCATACCGTCAACGCCCTGGCCACCGCCTGCAAGAGCGCAGGCGCGGCCAGGGTCAGCATATTGGTGGTGGCGCGCACGCCGCCGCATTGA
- the trmL gene encoding tRNA (uridine(34)/cytosine(34)/5-carboxymethylaminomethyluridine(34)-2'-O)-methyltransferase TrmL, translating into MFHVVLVEPEIPPNTGNVIRLCANTGAQLHLVEPLGFPLDDAKMKRAGLDYHDYAKMKVHKNWDAFLADTQPDPSRMFAMTTRGSRPFGDVAFLPGDVFVFGSETKGLDPALRDGFPAEQRIRLPMRPDNRSLNLSNTVAVVVYEAWRQHGYAGGA; encoded by the coding sequence TTGTTTCACGTTGTTTTGGTAGAACCTGAAATCCCGCCCAATACGGGCAACGTCATCCGCCTGTGCGCCAACACGGGCGCGCAGCTGCATCTGGTCGAACCGCTGGGCTTTCCGCTCGACGATGCCAAGATGAAGCGCGCCGGCCTCGATTACCACGATTACGCCAAGATGAAGGTGCACAAGAACTGGGACGCGTTCCTGGCCGACACCCAGCCCGACCCATCCCGAATGTTCGCCATGACGACGCGCGGCTCGCGCCCGTTCGGCGACGTGGCCTTCCTGCCGGGCGACGTATTCGTGTTCGGCTCGGAAACGAAAGGCCTGGACCCGGCCCTGCGCGACGGTTTTCCCGCCGAGCAACGCATCCGCCTGCCGATGCGCCCGGACAACCGCAGTTTGAATTTATCGAATACGGTGGCGGTCGTCGTGTATGAAGCGTGGCGCCAGCATGGGTACGCCGGTGGCGCTTAA